A genomic window from Streptomyces misionensis includes:
- a CDS encoding MarR family winged helix-turn-helix transcriptional regulator, which produces MSVDGAQLWTLNQRLLAVVMDACTKELAELGLETKEFFVLAEVEASPYPAEIATALLLPKASVTVYVRNLVAKGFIRREIDEADLRRHRLVLTAEGTKARDRARAALAAEYDRRLARVTAQDRTELQRILQEMLSPA; this is translated from the coding sequence ATGTCGGTGGACGGGGCGCAGCTGTGGACGCTGAACCAGCGGCTGCTGGCAGTCGTGATGGATGCCTGCACGAAGGAGCTGGCCGAGCTCGGTCTGGAGACGAAGGAGTTCTTCGTCCTGGCCGAGGTGGAGGCGTCGCCGTACCCGGCCGAGATCGCGACCGCGCTACTGCTGCCCAAGGCGAGCGTGACGGTCTACGTCCGCAACCTCGTCGCCAAGGGCTTCATCCGCCGCGAGATCGACGAGGCGGACCTGCGGCGCCATCGGCTCGTCCTGACCGCCGAGGGCACGAAAGCACGCGATCGAGCACGTGCAGCCCTCGCGGCGGAGTACGACCGCAGGCTGGCGAGGGTCACCGCCCAGGACCGCACCGAGCTGCAACGCATCCTTCAGGAGATGCTCTCGCCCGCATGA
- a CDS encoding ubiquitin-like domain-containing protein: MPEDFEEIPELDHPDTDDTVDETGVDPKDIELVMAQVGCSRAKAVRALKESGGDLINAITAASE, encoded by the coding sequence ATGCCAGAAGATTTCGAAGAAATCCCTGAGCTTGACCACCCCGACACCGACGACACCGTCGACGAGACCGGAGTTGACCCCAAGGACATCGAATTGGTGATGGCCCAGGTTGGTTGTTCAAGGGCGAAGGCGGTCAGGGCCTTGAAAGAGAGCGGCGGCGACCTCATCAACGCGATCACGGCGGCCAGCGAATAG
- a CDS encoding pentapeptide repeat-containing protein, whose product MGVPTLRRQAERRGLRLWPVGRVLVLAFAAAVLVAAAVFYTGWDLLDARGLKPEHRIDSKTLFDLVKLSFGVVAGAGALVALIVAYRRQRVDEDGALREATRLHTERFTTAVGQLGNEAAAVRLGGVHALAGLADDAPTRDLRQTCIDVLCAYLRLPYTAETDLPAGDAEARHAYLALREVRHTVVRLIRDHLRLKPEHPHSWQGHDFDLTGITFDGGDLSYAQFSSGRVAFRGTVFSGGTVNFTGARFSGARVDFSGAQFSGGTVNFGRVRFSGGSVDFSEAEFSGASVDFDMVEFSGARVAFRAARFSGARVDFGLAGFSGGMVDFSEARFSGGRVNFSPAEFSGGTVAFLAARFSGGTVDFRAASFSSSTVDFSRARFSGGTVDFRAASFSGTVDFRAASFSSGTVDFRTAGFSSGTVDFSAANFSSGSVDFSVARFSGGTVNFSDTTGTQPLGLVPPGGTPMPTGLTLPPAWHAANS is encoded by the coding sequence ATGGGAGTACCTACGTTACGGCGCCAGGCGGAACGACGGGGGCTGCGCCTGTGGCCGGTCGGCCGCGTCCTCGTCCTCGCCTTTGCCGCAGCGGTCCTAGTGGCCGCCGCGGTGTTCTACACCGGCTGGGACCTGCTCGACGCCAGGGGACTCAAGCCCGAGCACCGCATCGACTCCAAGACGCTGTTCGACCTAGTGAAGCTGTCGTTCGGTGTGGTGGCCGGGGCCGGCGCCCTGGTCGCCCTGATCGTCGCCTACCGGCGCCAGCGCGTGGACGAGGACGGTGCCCTCCGCGAGGCCACCCGGCTGCACACCGAGCGCTTCACCACCGCCGTCGGCCAGCTCGGCAATGAGGCTGCCGCGGTCCGCCTCGGCGGCGTGCACGCCCTGGCGGGCCTCGCCGACGACGCCCCCACCCGTGACCTGCGCCAGACCTGCATCGACGTGCTGTGCGCCTACCTCCGCCTGCCCTACACCGCCGAGACAGACCTGCCGGCGGGCGACGCAGAGGCCCGACACGCGTACCTGGCGCTGCGGGAAGTCCGGCACACCGTCGTCCGGCTCATCCGCGACCATCTCCGTCTGAAGCCCGAGCACCCACACTCCTGGCAGGGGCACGACTTCGACCTCACCGGCATCACGTTCGACGGCGGAGACCTCTCCTATGCCCAGTTCTCCAGTGGCAGGGTCGCCTTCCGCGGGACCGTGTTCTCCGGCGGCACGGTCAACTTCACCGGGGCGCGGTTCTCCGGCGCCAGGGTCGACTTCAGCGGGGCGCAGTTCTCCGGCGGCACGGTCAACTTCGGCAGGGTGCGGTTCTCAGGTGGCAGTGTCGACTTCAGCGAGGCGGAGTTCTCCGGCGCCAGTGTCGACTTCGACATGGTGGAGTTCTCCGGCGCCAGGGTCGCATTCCGCGCGGCACGGTTCTCCGGCGCCAGGGTCGACTTCGGCCTGGCGGGGTTTTCCGGCGGCATGGTCGACTTCAGCGAGGCGCGGTTCTCCGGCGGCAGGGTCAATTTCAGCCCGGCTGAGTTCTCCGGCGGCACGGTCGCCTTCCTCGCGGCACGGTTCTCCGGCGGCACGGTCGACTTCCGCGCGGCAAGCTTCTCCAGCAGCACAGTCGACTTCAGCCGGGCACGGTTCTCCGGCGGCACGGTCGACTTCCGCGCGGCAAGCTTCTCCGGCACGGTCGACTTCCGCGCGGCAAGCTTCTCCAGCGGCACAGTCGACTTCCGCACGGCAGGCTTCTCCAGCGGCACAGTCGACTTCAGCGCGGCGAACTTCTCCAGCGGCAGTGTCGACTTCAGCGTGGCACGGTTCTCCGGCGGCACCGTCAACTTCAGCGACACCACTGGCACGCAGCCGCTGGGCCTCGTGCCGCCAGGCGGGACGCCCATGCCGACCGGGCTAACCCTGCCACCTGCCTGGCATGCAGCCAACTCCTGA
- the istA gene encoding IS21 family transposase yields the protein MIDIVEIYVHWYAGRSKSQVSASLGVDRKTIRKYLAPAEKAGITPGGPPMSETDWAKLLKSWFPELTSRKLNQVRWGEIEPHRDYVKELLKTTTVTTIHQRLRDEGKLKVSLTTFRRWVHENLPDEAARSKVTVLRDDVEPGSEAQIDYGFLGQWINPTTGKRHRIWAFVMVLPASRHMFVRPVTHMDQHAWTLAHAEAFRYFGGVPHRLVPDNLKTGVDKPDLYDPKINRSYAELATYYGTLVDPARASKPKDKPRVERPMPYVRDSFWSGRTFTSLEHMQAEALLWATNVAGQRQCRPLGGAKPLSVFDAVEAKALLPLPEEPFVLARWSQATVGPDIHIKVGRTLYSVPWKLIGRRVDVRSTATMVQVFHEGELVKTHAALEQGKRTDKNDYPPEKIAFQMRTPIWCRGQASQVGDACREVIDQLLEVNALYRLRAAQGVLGLRKKYGDSRLEAACRKAVAVGDPSYRTVKGILVAGTETDPEPETGDAGASAFLHGPEGLFAATVPLQISGEVHDDQGHADAGAEEAGR from the coding sequence GTGATCGACATCGTCGAGATTTACGTGCACTGGTACGCGGGCCGGTCCAAGAGCCAGGTGTCGGCCTCGCTGGGGGTGGACCGCAAGACGATCAGGAAGTACCTGGCGCCGGCGGAGAAGGCGGGGATCACCCCGGGCGGGCCGCCCATGAGCGAGACGGACTGGGCCAAGCTGCTCAAGAGCTGGTTCCCCGAGCTTACGAGCCGGAAGCTGAACCAGGTCAGGTGGGGCGAGATCGAGCCGCACCGCGACTACGTCAAGGAACTACTGAAGACGACCACGGTCACCACGATCCACCAACGCCTTCGCGACGAGGGCAAGTTGAAAGTGTCACTGACGACGTTCCGCCGCTGGGTCCACGAGAACCTGCCCGACGAGGCGGCCCGCTCGAAGGTCACGGTGCTGCGGGACGACGTCGAGCCGGGCTCGGAGGCCCAGATCGACTACGGCTTCCTGGGGCAGTGGATCAACCCCACGACCGGGAAACGCCACCGGATCTGGGCGTTCGTGATGGTGCTGCCCGCCTCGCGGCACATGTTCGTCCGCCCGGTGACGCACATGGACCAGCACGCCTGGACCCTCGCACACGCAGAAGCCTTCCGCTACTTCGGCGGCGTCCCGCACCGCCTGGTGCCGGACAACCTCAAGACCGGGGTCGACAAGCCGGACCTCTACGACCCGAAGATCAACCGCTCCTATGCCGAACTCGCCACCTACTACGGCACGTTGGTGGACCCGGCTCGCGCGTCGAAGCCGAAGGACAAGCCGCGGGTCGAGCGGCCCATGCCTTATGTTCGCGACTCGTTCTGGAGCGGTCGGACGTTCACCTCGCTGGAGCACATGCAGGCTGAGGCCCTGCTCTGGGCCACGAACGTCGCAGGTCAGCGCCAGTGCCGCCCGCTGGGGGGTGCCAAGCCACTGTCCGTCTTCGACGCGGTGGAGGCCAAGGCCCTGCTGCCGCTGCCCGAGGAGCCGTTCGTGCTGGCCCGATGGTCGCAGGCCACCGTCGGCCCGGACATCCACATCAAGGTCGGCCGCACGCTCTACTCGGTGCCCTGGAAGCTGATCGGCCGCCGTGTCGATGTCCGCTCCACCGCCACGATGGTCCAGGTCTTCCACGAGGGTGAGCTGGTCAAGACGCACGCGGCACTTGAGCAGGGCAAACGCACAGACAAAAACGACTACCCGCCCGAGAAGATCGCCTTCCAGATGCGCACGCCGATCTGGTGCCGCGGCCAAGCCTCGCAGGTCGGGGACGCCTGTCGGGAAGTGATCGACCAGCTGCTGGAGGTCAACGCCCTCTACCGGCTCCGAGCCGCCCAGGGAGTGCTTGGACTGCGCAAGAAGTACGGCGACAGCCGGCTGGAGGCCGCCTGCCGCAAGGCGGTCGCGGTCGGTGACCCGTCCTACCGGACCGTCAAGGGCATCCTGGTCGCCGGGACGGAGACCGACCCGGAACCGGAGACCGGCGACGCCGGAGCCTCGGCCTTCCTGCACGGCCCCGAGGGCCTGTTCGCCGCCACCGTCCCCCTGCAGATCTCCGGCGAGGTTCACGACGACCAGGGTCACGCCGACGCCGGCGCCGAGGAGGCCGGCCGGTGA
- the istB gene encoding IS21-like element helper ATPase IstB produces MTTALRDSLKTLRLSGMLETLDARLTQAQKGELGHLDFLQVLCQDEITRRESVALERRLRRAKFEQQATLEGFDFAASPKLPAAQIRDLAALRWLHSGESVILFGPVGVGKTHVAQALGHQAVRQGANVRFSKTSRILSELAGGHADRTWDKRMRELIRPDLLILDDFAMRQLTASQADDLYELVSERQGRSLIITSNRAPSDWYPLFPNPVVAESLLDRLINASHQVIMNGPSYRPNKRPKAPTGKPPTA; encoded by the coding sequence ATGACCACCGCCCTGCGCGACTCGCTGAAGACGCTGCGGCTGTCCGGCATGCTGGAAACCCTCGACGCCCGCCTCACCCAGGCCCAGAAGGGCGAGCTTGGGCACCTCGACTTCCTCCAGGTCCTCTGCCAGGACGAGATCACCCGCCGCGAGTCCGTCGCGCTCGAACGGCGCCTGCGCAGGGCGAAGTTCGAGCAGCAGGCCACACTGGAGGGCTTCGACTTCGCCGCTTCCCCGAAGCTGCCCGCGGCCCAGATCCGCGACCTGGCGGCCCTGCGCTGGCTTCACTCCGGCGAGTCCGTCATTTTGTTCGGGCCCGTCGGGGTTGGGAAGACACACGTCGCCCAGGCGCTCGGCCACCAGGCCGTCCGCCAGGGCGCCAACGTCCGCTTCAGCAAGACCAGCCGCATCCTCAGCGAGCTCGCCGGCGGTCATGCGGACCGCACCTGGGACAAGCGCATGCGCGAACTCATCCGCCCTGACCTGCTGATCCTCGACGACTTCGCCATGCGCCAGCTGACCGCATCCCAGGCCGATGACCTTTACGAACTCGTCTCCGAGCGGCAGGGACGCTCTCTGATCATCACCAGCAACCGAGCGCCCAGCGACTGGTATCCCCTCTTCCCCAACCCGGTCGTCGCCGAGTCCCTGCTGGACCGGCTGATCAACGCTAGCCATCAGGTGATCATGAACGGCCCCAGCTACCGGCCCAACAAGCGGCCCAAGGCTCCGACCGGTAAGCCGCCGACCGCCTAG
- a CDS encoding tetratricopeptide repeat protein, producing the protein MRLPLLADCGLLDEAIEQAQAHHEGDTWYAAWSLSDVLADAGRTEEAVAVLEQHPTSNSSVLAQRLIDLGRIEDAIRVLQNRPNAQPATDPYSNKPPFVDDHVIPHPGGHVIPQVLAPVGSRLASMTMRGWSYRYVGPAELRSLVRPDGEGQGMRSPANFHEWVSARTVEELAEPFTFVIDQAGVLRLAPRRSEHVVCAGGEAVLGAGEISFREESGRWVAGEVSNQSTGYCPDVSSWSAVVEALDRAGIVRPSGFTHEVVFRRCLSCQQLNIVREEDFVCVFCDEALPREWNVDQPGR; encoded by the coding sequence ATGCGGCTTCCCCTGCTGGCCGACTGCGGCCTGCTCGACGAAGCGATCGAGCAGGCACAGGCACACCACGAAGGCGACACCTGGTACGCGGCCTGGTCCCTCTCAGACGTGCTCGCCGACGCCGGCCGAACCGAGGAAGCCGTCGCTGTCCTCGAACAGCACCCCACCTCCAACAGCTCCGTCCTGGCCCAGCGCCTCATCGACCTCGGCCGCATTGAAGACGCCATCCGAGTCCTCCAGAACCGGCCAAACGCCCAACCCGCCACCGACCCCTACTCCAACAAACCACCGTTTGTCGACGATCACGTAATTCCCCACCCCGGCGGTCACGTAATTCCCCAGGTCCTCGCCCCAGTCGGGTCTAGGTTGGCGAGCATGACCATGCGCGGGTGGAGCTATCGCTATGTCGGGCCGGCCGAGTTGAGGAGCCTCGTCCGACCGGACGGCGAGGGTCAGGGCATGCGGTCGCCGGCGAACTTCCACGAGTGGGTCTCGGCTCGGACGGTGGAGGAGTTGGCCGAGCCCTTCACCTTCGTTATCGATCAGGCTGGGGTCCTGCGTCTCGCGCCGCGTCGCAGTGAGCATGTGGTGTGTGCTGGTGGAGAAGCGGTCCTTGGCGCTGGCGAGATCAGCTTCCGCGAGGAGTCCGGGCGGTGGGTGGCCGGCGAGGTCAGCAATCAGTCGACCGGCTACTGCCCGGACGTCAGCTCGTGGTCGGCCGTCGTCGAGGCCCTGGACCGGGCCGGGATCGTTCGCCCGTCCGGTTTCACGCACGAGGTGGTGTTCCGACGCTGCCTCTCCTGCCAGCAGCTCAACATCGTGCGCGAAGAGGACTTCGTCTGCGTCTTCTGTGACGAGGCCCTGCCGAGGGAGTGGAACGTCGACCAGCCCGGACGCTAG
- a CDS encoding tetratricopeptide repeat protein — MESQAGQGEWFGARAWAQLLGERRQQDRALEVLAPYVATGWWPAARAQAELLESWGRAREAIALTRPHAQAGDRMALDFVGRLMGRHDHGAEAFELLRPGVEDWFLAAVLVDAAALLTAWITVDHRCDSPWCCRGGLDADTALGLLAQIRERQGRTEDAIALLRARHSTSVNGRDQLADLLARHGRIEELREYAASDGHGHAAQCLAEVLEERGDLEGAIAVYRQEDVASTRRYHDRVLLAGLLSRHGRGDEAIAVMRALADSPGGAEDWVVASLCTLYA, encoded by the coding sequence GTGGAGTCCCAGGCGGGTCAGGGCGAGTGGTTCGGCGCACGGGCGTGGGCCCAGCTCCTCGGTGAGCGCCGCCAACAGGACCGCGCGCTGGAGGTCCTCGCCCCGTACGTCGCCACGGGCTGGTGGCCGGCCGCCCGGGCCCAGGCAGAACTGCTGGAGAGCTGGGGGCGAGCGCGGGAAGCGATCGCGCTGACCCGCCCTCATGCGCAGGCCGGTGACCGGATGGCGCTCGACTTCGTAGGGCGCCTCATGGGCCGCCACGACCATGGCGCCGAAGCCTTCGAGCTGCTGCGCCCCGGAGTCGAGGACTGGTTTCTCGCCGCTGTGCTGGTGGACGCCGCCGCGCTGCTGACCGCCTGGATCACGGTCGACCACCGCTGCGACAGCCCATGGTGCTGCCGAGGCGGCCTGGACGCCGACACCGCACTCGGCCTGCTCGCCCAGATTCGCGAGCGCCAAGGCCGCACCGAGGACGCGATCGCCCTGCTACGCGCCCGGCACAGCACCTCCGTCAACGGTCGAGACCAACTCGCAGATCTGCTGGCCAGACACGGCCGGATCGAGGAACTGCGCGAGTACGCGGCCTCCGACGGACACGGGCACGCCGCGCAGTGCCTGGCTGAAGTGCTTGAGGAGCGCGGCGACCTGGAGGGCGCGATCGCCGTCTACCGGCAAGAGGACGTTGCGTCGACCCGCCGCTATCACGACCGAGTGCTGCTTGCCGGGCTCCTGTCCCGTCACGGCCGGGGCGACGAGGCGATCGCGGTGATGCGCGCCCTGGCGGACTCTCCGGGCGGAGCGGAGGACTGGGTCGTCGCCTCGCTGTGCACCTTGTATGCCTAG
- a CDS encoding DUF6415 family natural product biosynthesis protein, with amino-acid sequence MTALGAPVTPAVDADQVRRTYTAVLGAPGTIGDEQRAHLAGMLRGQLQLLVPVIEARLPGMAGRFNRSAAQHVLAEALAALATPIRGALPDESVFDLAVLVRSLLALYEYTAAA; translated from the coding sequence ATGACCGCCCTCGGGGCACCCGTCACACCGGCCGTCGACGCCGACCAGGTCCGGCGTACGTACACCGCGGTCCTGGGGGCCCCGGGGACGATCGGTGACGAGCAGCGGGCGCACCTCGCCGGCATGCTGCGCGGCCAGTTGCAGCTCCTCGTGCCCGTCATCGAGGCACGGCTGCCGGGCATGGCCGGCAGGTTCAACCGGAGCGCCGCCCAGCACGTCCTCGCCGAGGCCCTCGCCGCCCTGGCCACCCCGATACGCGGCGCGCTGCCGGACGAGTCGGTCTTCGACTTGGCCGTGCTCGTCCGGTCGCTGCTGGCGCTGTACGAGTACACCGCTGCGGCCTGA
- a CDS encoding TetR/AcrR family transcriptional regulator, which produces MPRQSAYLDRATPERIAEEALLIVDREGHQALSLRALAASLGIGVASLQRRCTDLAGLLDLVTDHLAAQLPEIPPGTDWAVATEARFTALYKLLTAHPGLVALRGDRPWLGQNLLKRLVEPQLADSLAAGMTPVEAITAYRRLYLLTLGSASFVDHRDPKSAQAATRRALAALDPEEFPVLTEHLSTVLPAVVDHDVYYGALRQLIRAAAPADG; this is translated from the coding sequence ATGCCACGGCAATCCGCATACCTGGACCGCGCGACGCCTGAACGCATCGCGGAAGAAGCGCTGTTGATCGTCGATCGGGAGGGGCACCAGGCACTCAGTCTCCGGGCGCTGGCCGCGTCCCTGGGGATCGGGGTGGCCTCGTTGCAGCGCCGCTGCACCGACCTGGCCGGACTGCTCGACCTGGTGACGGACCACCTCGCCGCCCAGCTGCCGGAGATCCCTCCCGGTACAGACTGGGCCGTGGCCACCGAGGCGCGGTTCACCGCCCTCTACAAGCTGCTGACGGCCCATCCAGGGCTGGTCGCGCTGCGCGGCGACCGCCCCTGGCTCGGCCAGAACCTGCTGAAGCGGCTGGTGGAACCCCAGCTCGCCGACTCCCTCGCCGCGGGCATGACCCCGGTCGAGGCGATCACCGCCTACCGGCGGCTGTACCTGCTCACCCTGGGCAGCGCCTCCTTCGTGGACCACCGCGACCCCAAGTCCGCGCAGGCCGCCACCCGGCGCGCGCTGGCCGCGCTCGACCCGGAGGAATTCCCCGTGCTGACCGAGCACCTCAGCACGGTCCTGCCCGCCGTGGTCGACCACGACGTCTACTACGGAGCCCTCCGCCAGCTGATCCGCGCAGCCGCCCCGGCCGACGGCTAA
- a CDS encoding proline hydroxylase codes for MSRTALDPLFTAQAAKSFTDRHLANLGAGVVAAVRVPDFLDPATCEAAMAALDRLPTADYDPARVPTRILRFGPALNDYRTPDGRLDAPRYWAAAEAARAAWQRAGMRPDPIAISLARLGTAWGAAVSPATIGGRPVFGGTLREINAGALIHYDDINREFPGGLFDQDVVAQLAFNVWVSAPADGGATTVWRHRWEPADELHREAYGYQAEAVKDYQSVSLTPECGDGLLFNPANFHAVEPAPAGRRVAFAFFLAITTTGQLIAWS; via the coding sequence ATGTCCCGCACTGCACTCGATCCGCTGTTCACCGCCCAGGCCGCCAAGTCCTTCACCGACCGGCACCTGGCCAACCTCGGCGCCGGCGTCGTCGCGGCCGTCCGCGTCCCCGACTTCCTCGACCCCGCGACCTGCGAGGCCGCGATGGCCGCCCTGGACCGGCTGCCCACCGCCGACTACGACCCGGCCCGCGTCCCCACCCGCATCCTCCGGTTCGGCCCCGCCCTCAACGACTACCGCACCCCGGACGGCCGCTTAGACGCCCCGAGGTACTGGGCCGCCGCGGAAGCCGCCCGCGCCGCCTGGCAGCGCGCAGGGATGCGCCCCGACCCGATCGCCATCTCCCTCGCCCGGCTCGGTACCGCCTGGGGCGCTGCCGTCTCCCCCGCCACCATCGGTGGCCGGCCGGTGTTCGGCGGCACCCTCCGCGAGATCAACGCGGGCGCCCTGATCCACTACGACGACATCAACCGCGAGTTCCCCGGCGGCCTGTTCGACCAGGACGTGGTGGCTCAGCTCGCGTTCAACGTCTGGGTGTCCGCTCCGGCCGACGGCGGGGCCACCACCGTGTGGCGCCACCGCTGGGAGCCCGCCGACGAACTGCACCGCGAGGCCTACGGCTACCAGGCGGAGGCCGTGAAGGACTACCAGAGCGTGAGCCTCACCCCGGAATGCGGTGACGGCCTGCTGTTCAACCCCGCGAACTTCCACGCCGTCGAACCGGCCCCCGCCGGGCGCCGCGTCGCCTTCGCGTTCTTCCTCGCCATCACCACCACCGGCCAGCTCATCGCCTGGTCATGA
- a CDS encoding serine/threonine dehydratase, which translates to MTHPPQEQHVHQLTYGDIKAATDRIAGRVRPVTLTRLDEGAVRTGHRDPLDERPEQPCEVWLALEFMQHTGSFKARGAANFLQAHRDAGTLPDAGVTIASGGNAGLACAWAAQAQGVRATVFLPETAPEVKVARLRSYGADVRLTGAEYAEAAAACEGYAASSGALASHAYDHPLIAAGAGTLMEEIHQQLPDLDTVVVAVGGGGLFAGVATAAQQYGIRTVAVEPEHCRALHAALAAGHPVDVPVNSVAADSLGARRTSTMALHAAQQDHVTSVLVSDDDIVHARQTLWDHRRLAVEHGAATALAALLAPDQGGRELGLAARRATPSRSYRPGNGEKVCVVLCGANTNTATLTHP; encoded by the coding sequence ATGACCCACCCACCGCAGGAGCAGCACGTGCACCAGCTCACGTACGGCGACATCAAGGCCGCCACCGACCGGATCGCCGGCCGCGTCCGGCCCGTCACCCTCACCCGCCTCGACGAGGGCGCGGTCCGTACCGGCCACCGCGACCCCCTGGACGAGCGGCCCGAGCAGCCCTGCGAGGTCTGGCTCGCCCTGGAGTTCATGCAGCACACCGGCAGCTTCAAGGCCCGCGGCGCCGCCAACTTCCTCCAGGCCCACCGCGACGCGGGCACCCTCCCGGACGCCGGCGTGACGATCGCCAGCGGCGGCAACGCCGGCCTCGCCTGCGCCTGGGCCGCCCAGGCCCAGGGCGTCCGCGCCACCGTGTTCCTCCCGGAGACGGCCCCCGAGGTGAAGGTGGCGCGGCTGCGCTCCTACGGCGCGGACGTCCGGCTGACCGGCGCCGAGTACGCGGAGGCGGCCGCCGCCTGCGAGGGGTACGCCGCGTCGAGCGGGGCGCTCGCCTCCCACGCCTACGACCACCCCCTGATCGCCGCCGGCGCCGGAACCCTGATGGAGGAGATCCACCAGCAGCTCCCCGACCTGGACACCGTGGTCGTCGCGGTCGGCGGCGGCGGACTGTTCGCCGGGGTGGCCACCGCCGCCCAGCAGTACGGCATCCGCACCGTCGCCGTCGAGCCCGAGCACTGCCGCGCGCTACACGCCGCGCTCGCCGCCGGCCACCCCGTCGACGTCCCCGTGAACTCGGTCGCCGCCGACTCCCTCGGCGCCCGCCGCACCTCCACCATGGCCCTGCACGCCGCCCAGCAGGACCACGTCACGTCCGTCCTCGTCTCCGACGACGACATCGTCCACGCCCGCCAGACGCTGTGGGACCACCGCCGCCTCGCCGTCGAGCACGGCGCGGCCACCGCGCTCGCCGCCCTCCTCGCCCCCGACCAGGGCGGCCGGGAACTCGGCCTGGCGGCCCGCCGCGCGACGCCGAGCCGGAGCTACCGGCCCGGCAACGGCGAAAAGGTCTGCGTCGTCCTGTGCGGCGCGAACACCAACACGGCCACCCTCACCCACCCCTGA
- a CDS encoding aminotransferase class IV family protein yields the protein MLMNMATLNGRSVDPDALLALALTNFGHFTSMRVDDQHVRGLSLHLERLVRDCKTVLGADLDPDRVRNYVRETVSDRAGSFVARVTIFDPTVEMGRPDKATTPSVLVTVRPTGDLPMPPLRVKSAPYERDLAEVKHLGLFGALHTRRAALLDGYDDALFVGPDGHVSEGVTWNVGFIGENGIVWPQADVLPGVTLALLQQTGQHHTTPLTLTQAKGMQAAFATNTSIGVRAISTIDDAPMATEHPLLTQLRDAYLAIPGERL from the coding sequence ATGCTGATGAACATGGCGACCCTGAACGGACGATCCGTTGACCCCGATGCCCTTCTGGCCCTCGCGCTCACGAACTTCGGCCACTTCACCTCCATGCGCGTGGACGACCAGCACGTTCGTGGCCTGAGCCTTCACCTGGAACGCCTCGTCAGGGACTGCAAGACCGTGCTGGGCGCCGACCTCGACCCGGACCGGGTCCGGAACTACGTCCGCGAGACCGTCAGCGACCGCGCCGGCTCGTTCGTCGCCCGCGTCACGATCTTCGACCCGACCGTGGAGATGGGGCGCCCCGACAAGGCGACCACCCCCAGCGTCCTCGTGACCGTCCGCCCGACCGGCGACCTCCCCATGCCGCCGCTGCGCGTGAAGAGCGCCCCCTACGAACGCGACCTCGCCGAGGTCAAACACCTCGGCCTGTTCGGCGCCCTGCACACCCGGCGTGCGGCCCTCCTCGACGGCTACGACGACGCCCTGTTCGTCGGCCCCGACGGGCACGTCTCCGAAGGCGTCACCTGGAACGTCGGCTTCATCGGCGAGAACGGCATCGTCTGGCCGCAGGCCGACGTCCTGCCCGGCGTGACCCTGGCCCTCCTCCAGCAGACCGGCCAGCACCACACCACCCCGCTCACCCTCACCCAGGCCAAGGGCATGCAGGCCGCGTTCGCGACGAACACCTCCATCGGTGTGCGCGCCATCAGCACGATCGACGACGCCCCGATGGCAACCGAGCACCCACTCCTCACCCAGCTCAGGGACGCCTACCTCGCCATCCCGGGCGAGCGCCTGTAG